GAGCCTGGGATAGAATCGCGAACTCGCCCCAGGCGAAATCCTCTGTGTCGAAGTACTACCTCACCACCGCCATTCCCTATCCGAGCGGCGAGCCGCACGTGGGCCACAGCTTCGAGATGATCGCGGCCGACGCCGTGGTCCGCTTCAAGCGGCTGCGCGGCGTGACTGCCTATTTTCTCGGCGGCCTTGACGAAAACAGCCAGCGCGTCAGTCGCCAGGCTGCCGAGGCGGGCATGGACACGATGGCGTACGTCGATGAAGCCGCCGAACGCTTCCAAGCCGTTTGGAGCAGCGTTGACGTGGAATTCGACGACTTTGTCCGCACGACCGAGCCGCGGCATCACGTGACGGTGAGTGAGTTCTTTGCTCGGGTGCTGGCTCAAGGCGACATCTACGAAGGCGACTACGAGGGCTGGTATTGCGTGCCCTGCGAGGCGTTCTACACCGATGATGAATTGACCGATGGGCTGTGTCCGTTCCACAACGCCAAGCCCGAGTGGGTCACCGAGCGAAACTATTTCTTCCGCATGTCCAAGTATCAGGACGCGATTGCCGCCCACTACGAGGCGCACCCGGATTTTGTGTACCCGGACACGCGGCGCAATGAGATGCTCGGCATCATTCGCCAGGGCCTGCGGGATTTCAGCATCTCGCGCGCCTCCCTGACCTGGGGCATCCCGCTTCCCAACGATGCCTCCCAGCGGATCTATGTCTGGTTCGACGCGCTAATCAACTACATCACGGGCATTGGCTTTGGCCAGAACGGCGGCGAGACGTCCTACAACCGGTGGTGGCCGGCCGATGCGCATGTCATTGGCAAGGACATCGTGCGCTTCCACGCGCTCTACTGGCCCACGATGCTCATGTCGGCGGGCCTGCCGCTGCCCCGGCAAATCGTCGTCCACGGATGGGTGGACTACGAAGGCGCACCGATGAGCCAAACCAGCGGCCACATCGTGCGACCGGCCGACGTGATCGAGCGGCACGGATCGGATGCCTTGCGCTACTACCTGCTGCGCGAGGTGCCCTTCGATCGGGACGGCGACTTCAAGTGGGAGAACATGGGCCGCCGCTATCAAGACGACCTGGGCAACGACCTTGGCAATCTGGTGCTGCGCACCACGTCCATGCTCGGTCGCTATTTCGATGGCGTCGTCCCGCCGGCGGAAGAGCCGTCAGAAGTGGAAAGCGAGCTGCAAGCCGCGGCCGAATCCGCTTGGACGCTGGCCGAAGCGCACTACGAGTCCTGGCGGCTTCACCTGGCCCTGGGCGCCACGTTCGACTTCGTGAGCGCGGTGAATCGATATATCGACCGCACCGAGCCGTGGCGCCTGGCCCGGGACCCGGCGCAGCGCGAGCGTCTGTCAACCGTGTTGGGCGCTGCCCTGGAGGCGGTGCGCCACATCGCCGTCCAAATCCAGCCGGCCATGCCGCGGACGTCCACCGCCATCCTCGGCCGCTTGGGCCTGCCGCCTGCCGGCCCCGGCGACTGGGGCGCGGGCGGCTGGACCGGCTTGCCGGCGGGACACCGGGTACCGGGCGGCGCGGCGCTGTTTCCACGCATCGAGGCCGCATAGCCACGCTCTTCGACACCCACGCGCATCTGGGGGACCACGTCTTCGCCGACGAATTGCCGGCGCTCCACGCCCGCGCGGTCGCGGCCGGCGTCGGTGAGGTGCTGGTGGTGGCCAATGACCTCGAGTCGAGCCGCCGGGCCATCGAGCTTTCCGAGCGCTATGACGGGTGGTTGGCGTCCGTAGGCGTCCATCCGCACGAGTGCGGCAACTGGGATCGCCGCGCGGCGCGCGAATTGCGCACGCTGGCCGCCCACCCGAAGGTCCGCGCCATCGGCGAAACCGGGCTCGATCACTACCGCGAGTTCCAACCGCGCGACGTCCAAGCGCGCGCATTTGCGGACCATTGCGCGCTGGCCGTCGAGCTTGGCTTGCCGGTGGTCGTGCACTCGCGCCAGTCGCTGGACGCCGTGGCCGAGGTGCTGGAAGGAGCGCCGGGTATTACGGGCGTGATGCACAGCTACGCGGGTGACGCCAGGCAGGCCCGCGAGTTCACCGATCTCGGGCTTCACATCTCGCTTTCGGGCATCGTTACGTTTCGTCGCGAGTACGAGCTGCGCGACGCGGCAGCCGAGATTCCGCTCGAGCGGCTGCTGCTCGAAACGGACGCACCCTATCTGTCCCCGGAGCCGCTCAGAGGCCGGCGCAACGAACCGGCGCACCTGCCGCATACGGCGGCGGTAGTGGCGGCGGCGGTGGGAATGTCGGTACGCTCACTGGCCGAGAGAACCACCCGGAATGCGCGCGCCGTCTTCGGTGCCCCCGCCGCCCGTGCCTGACCATCAATCGGCGGCCGACGCTGACCACCACGCGACCAGCCTGGTTGCGCCGCAGCTTGCCGAGGTGGAGGACGTTCTGCGCGGCTGCACGCGCGTTCCCGAGATTCCCCTGCTCGAGGAAGTCCTCGGCGCGGTGTTGCTGGCGCCGGGCAAGCGCCTGCGACCGGCCCTGGCGCTCCACGTCGCCCAGATCGTCGGTGGGCGCCCGGAAGCCGTAGCCAAGCTGGCGGCCGCCACGGAGGTGTTGCATTCGGCCACGCTGGTGCACGACGACATCGTCGACAGCTCGCCCGAGCGTCGCGGGCAGCCCGCCGTGCACGTCATGTGGTCGCAAAAGATTGCCGTGCTGGCCGGCGACTATCTGTTTGCGACCGCCGCCGACCTGGTCGCGCAGCTCGATCAGCCGGTGATCGTGCGCTTGTTCGCGGCCACCATCCACGACATGTCCACGAGTGAGTTTGTGACGCCGAGCTACGACGACGACGGCGATCGGGCGCGCGAGCAATACCTGAGGAAGATCGGGCACAAGACGGCTTCGCTGTTCGCGCTGGCCTGCGAAGCCGCCGCCGTGCTGGGCGATGTCCCAGCGGATGAGCGAGAGGCCTTCCGCGACTTGGGCTGGAGCCTCGGTATGGCCTTTCAGATCACGGACGACATCCTGGACATCAGCGGCTTGGTGGCCGAAACCGGCAAGCCGGTCGGAACCGATCTGCGCGCCGGGCTGGTCACGCTTCCGGTGATTCTGTACCTCGGCGACCGGGAAGGCGACGACGATCCCGTGCGCGCCGTGCTCACGGGAAAGGCGACGGATGACGCCGACGTCATGCAGGCGCTGGACGCGATCAAATCGTCGGGCGCGGTTGAGGAAGCGGCCGTGGTCGCGGGGCGCTACGCGGCGCAGGCCCGCGCAGCCCTGGACCGCGTGCGCCCATCCCCGTCGCGCGAGTCCTTTGCGGCCTTCATCCACCAAGCGACCGAGCGCACCCGCTAGCCGCCCGCGCGGCCGATAATGCGGCATGGCCAAATCGCCGTGGGTGCGTCCCATGTTCGACGCGATCGCGCCCCGCTACGACCTGCTCAACCGTCTGATGAGCTTCGGGATGGACCGCGGCTGGCGACGCCACGCCGTGGATCAGGCGCTTGACGGTCGGCCGTCGACCATTCTCGATGCCGGCGCCGGAACGTTCGACCTCTCGCTGGAAGCATGGCGCCGCTCGGCCGACGCGCCCCGGATCGTCGCGCTAGATTTCGCCGCCGAAATGCTGGCCCACGGGATGATTCGCGCGCGGAGTGCTGGCGCTGGTGTCTCTGCCCTGCAGGGCGACGCGCTGCGCCTGCCCCTGGCTTCCGGCTCCGTCGATGCGGTCGTTAGCGCCTTCCTGCCGCGCAATCTGGACAGCCTGCCACGAGCCTGGAGCAGCTTCGCGCGGGTCTTGCGGCCCGGAGGCGTGATGGTCATCCTCGAAATGACGCCGGTCCGCACGCCGGTGTTCCGGCACCTCTTCCGCTTGTATTTCCATCGGTGGATTCCCTGGGTGGGGCGCCGGATCAGCGGCCACGGGGCGGCCTACACGTGGCTGCCGGAGTCGGTTGACGACTTTCCCACGGCGCAGGAGCTGGTTCACCAGATCGAGGCCGCCGGGTTTGTGGACGTGCGGTTCCGCAAGCACGCCCTGGGCACCGTGGCCGTCCACGTGGCGCGCCGACCATGACCGCCGCCGCCTTGGTTGAGTCGCAAGCGGCGTGGGAGGCCTTTGTGGCCGGACATCCCGACGGCGGATTCCTGCAGTCGTGGCACTGGGGGGAGTTGAAGTCGCGGTACGGATGGCGCGCGATCCGGCTGGGCCTGCCAGGCGGCGACGGCAGGCTCGAGGCCGGGGTGCAGGTGCTCATCCGAACCAGGCGAGTTTGGCCGGGCGGGCCGCGCGTGGGACTGGCCTATGTGCCGCGTGGACCCTTGGCCGAGACCCCGGACGACGCTGCGGCGGTGGCGCGTGCGGCCATCGAGGCCGGGAGGGACCACGGCGCCTCCTTCGTCCGCATCGAGCCGCCGGGCGACCTCGCCGCCGATGCTCTGTCCTCCTGTGGATTCCGGCCGTCGGGCCAGTTCGTGCAGATCCCGCGCACCGCTGTGGTCGATCTCGGGCGCCCGGAGCCGGAAATCCTCGCCGGCTTCAAATCCAAGATGCGCTACAACATCCGGCTCGCCGGCCGCCGCGGCGTGGAGGTGGCGATTGGCGCAGGCGACGCCGACTTCGAGGCGTTCGTCGAGCTGATGCAGGTAACCGCTTCACGCGAAGGGTTTGCCATTCACCACGCGTCGTACTACCGCGACGTGTGGCAGACGTTTCAACCCGACCAGGGAGCGCTCGTCATTGCCCGATATCAGGGAGCGCCGCTGGCTGCGCTGATGGTGGTGGGCGCGGGCCGCACCGCCGCCTACGTCTTCGGTGGCTCGTCGAACCAGCATCGCAACCTCATGGCGCCGCACGCGGTGCAGTGGGCGGCCATGCAGTGGGCCAAAGGGCAGGGTTTCACGCGCTATGACCTCTGGGGCATGGCGGACCCCGATGACGCAAACGACGCCATGGCCGGCGTGCACCGGTTCAAGCTCGGATTCAACCCCGACCTGGTGACCTACCCCGGCGCGTTCGATCTGCCGCTGCAGCCTGCGCGGGCGTGGCTGCTCACCCGCGCCGTGCGCCTGCGCGAGGCAATTCACAGCGCGCGCGCCGGCCGGGCGGGTCCGGTATGAACGGCAGCGCGCCGCCGGCCCCGCGGACCTTCACCGATCTCCTGGCGGCCTGTCCGGACGCGCAGCTGTGCCAGCCGGCCGGTGGGCTGATCGGCTCGGTGCACTTCGACTCGCGACAGGTTGGCCCCGGCGCCTGCTTCGTCGCGCGGCGCGGCCTGCGCGACGACGGTCACGCCTACGTTGCCTCAGCCATCGCCGCCGGCGCGGTGGCCGTGGTGGCCGAGCGGCCCGTCGAGGCGCCTGCGCACGTGGGACTGGCGATCGTGCCGGACGGTCGATGGGCGCTGGCCGCGCTGGCCCGGCGACTCTGGGGCGAGCCCGACCTGGCCCTGGGCACGGTCGGCGTGACGGGTACGGACGGCAAGACCTCGACCAGTCACCTGATCGCCGCC
The genomic region above belongs to Chloroflexota bacterium and contains:
- the metG gene encoding methionine--tRNA ligase — encoded protein: MSKYYLTTAIPYPSGEPHVGHSFEMIAADAVVRFKRLRGVTAYFLGGLDENSQRVSRQAAEAGMDTMAYVDEAAERFQAVWSSVDVEFDDFVRTTEPRHHVTVSEFFARVLAQGDIYEGDYEGWYCVPCEAFYTDDELTDGLCPFHNAKPEWVTERNYFFRMSKYQDAIAAHYEAHPDFVYPDTRRNEMLGIIRQGLRDFSISRASLTWGIPLPNDASQRIYVWFDALINYITGIGFGQNGGETSYNRWWPADAHVIGKDIVRFHALYWPTMLMSAGLPLPRQIVVHGWVDYEGAPMSQTSGHIVRPADVIERHGSDALRYYLLREVPFDRDGDFKWENMGRRYQDDLGNDLGNLVLRTTSMLGRYFDGVVPPAEEPSEVESELQAAAESAWTLAEAHYESWRLHLALGATFDFVSAVNRYIDRTEPWRLARDPAQRERLSTVLGAALEAVRHIAVQIQPAMPRTSTAILGRLGLPPAGPGDWGAGGWTGLPAGHRVPGGAALFPRIEAA
- a CDS encoding TatD family hydrolase — protein: MATLFDTHAHLGDHVFADELPALHARAVAAGVGEVLVVANDLESSRRAIELSERYDGWLASVGVHPHECGNWDRRAARELRTLAAHPKVRAIGETGLDHYREFQPRDVQARAFADHCALAVELGLPVVVHSRQSLDAVAEVLEGAPGITGVMHSYAGDARQAREFTDLGLHISLSGIVTFRREYELRDAAAEIPLERLLLETDAPYLSPEPLRGRRNEPAHLPHTAAVVAAAVGMSVRSLAERTTRNARAVFGAPAARA
- a CDS encoding polyprenyl synthetase family protein; amino-acid sequence: MPDHQSAADADHHATSLVAPQLAEVEDVLRGCTRVPEIPLLEEVLGAVLLAPGKRLRPALALHVAQIVGGRPEAVAKLAAATEVLHSATLVHDDIVDSSPERRGQPAVHVMWSQKIAVLAGDYLFATAADLVAQLDQPVIVRLFAATIHDMSTSEFVTPSYDDDGDRAREQYLRKIGHKTASLFALACEAAAVLGDVPADEREAFRDLGWSLGMAFQITDDILDISGLVAETGKPVGTDLRAGLVTLPVILYLGDREGDDDPVRAVLTGKATDDADVMQALDAIKSSGAVEEAAVVAGRYAAQARAALDRVRPSPSRESFAAFIHQATERTR
- a CDS encoding ubiquinone/menaquinone biosynthesis methyltransferase; this encodes MAKSPWVRPMFDAIAPRYDLLNRLMSFGMDRGWRRHAVDQALDGRPSTILDAGAGTFDLSLEAWRRSADAPRIVALDFAAEMLAHGMIRARSAGAGVSALQGDALRLPLASGSVDAVVSAFLPRNLDSLPRAWSSFARVLRPGGVMVILEMTPVRTPVFRHLFRLYFHRWIPWVGRRISGHGAAYTWLPESVDDFPTAQELVHQIEAAGFVDVRFRKHALGTVAVHVARRP
- a CDS encoding peptidoglycan bridge formation glycyltransferase FemA/FemB family protein; the encoded protein is MTAAALVESQAAWEAFVAGHPDGGFLQSWHWGELKSRYGWRAIRLGLPGGDGRLEAGVQVLIRTRRVWPGGPRVGLAYVPRGPLAETPDDAAAVARAAIEAGRDHGASFVRIEPPGDLAADALSSCGFRPSGQFVQIPRTAVVDLGRPEPEILAGFKSKMRYNIRLAGRRGVEVAIGAGDADFEAFVELMQVTASREGFAIHHASYYRDVWQTFQPDQGALVIARYQGAPLAALMVVGAGRTAAYVFGGSSNQHRNLMAPHAVQWAAMQWAKGQGFTRYDLWGMADPDDANDAMAGVHRFKLGFNPDLVTYPGAFDLPLQPARAWLLTRAVRLREAIHSARAGRAGPV